One Legionella lytica genomic window, GCGAGGCGATCTTTGTATTATTGTTGATGTCTTGCGCGCGAGCACCTCCATTATTGCTGCGTTCATGGGTGGGATCAAATCCATTCATTTAGGTGACAACGCATCGTTCGATGTTGCCCCAAATGAAATTACGGCTGGCGAACAAAATTGTATAAAAATACCACACTTTACTTATGGAAACTCACCTGAAGACTTGCTTCACACGACCCACAAAGGTCGTGAGCTTCACTTTTTCTCAACGAACGGTATTCCATCCATTAAAAGCTGCATCCCCTATCAAGTACCTGTTTTAATTGGAGCAATTATCAACGCAGATGAAGTGGGAAATCTGGCTAAAGACACCGCGATGAACTTAGGCCTCAATATCTCTATTATTTTAGCCGGCTACAAAGGGACTTTAGAACAAGATGATCTGCTCGCAGGCTCACTAATTTATTATAAACAACTACGTTCCTTTCAAGTCTTAGGCGAAATCAGCCCGGTATATTCTGATAATTTAATAGAGTCTCTTCTGACTAGTCCTGCGGGAATTCGCCTAGCTAATCTAAATCTAGAAAAAGACATCTATTTTTGTGCGCAAGAAAATATAACCAAAATAGTCCCTATTTACGATGAAAAGATACAGCAACTAATACCCTTTGCTTATGCATCGGACTCTTAGGAGAGTTAATTATGTTGAAGTTTTTTACTGAACACCCTGCTTCTGTCAATCAAACGTATTGGGAGCATTTATTATTTGCCATTTCATTTGGATTTTCTATGGTCAAAGGGGGTTGTGCCTGTCTAGTCCATGCTATTTTCCCATTTCTTTTCCAAACAACGGGAAGCCAAACAGCATTTAGTTCCGTAGAAAAGTACTTACAAAAATGCCCCCATAAAAATGAGAATGATGAAAAACTACTGCAATGTATTCAAGCACGTAAGCTAAAAAAATAAAGTAGGTGGCAACTGTCTTGAATTAAAATTCAGGACAGTTACTACGCTCAACGGATTAAACATTTATTTGATTAATAAAATGAAAATTGATCTCTGGTGAATAGGCGTAAAATGACTCTATTTCTTCTTTGCGTTCATCGGAAGGTAAATCCCCTACCTCAACATGCAATACCTCAGCTATTTCTGATAAGTCTATACTAAAATGATCCTCAATCCGATAAATGGCCTCGACCATTTCTTTAGATAATTCAATATAAGCAAAATGGTTTCTAGATAACGCATCGAGAGTGGGTACAAAAAATCTCACAACATCAGAATTTATTTGATCAGCTCTGGGGAAAAATTTTTTTAAACAGTTGGCACAGTACCTTAATGATAGATCGTGTAACTGCGAGTTTGCACTAATTTTATCAAACATAAAAATCCTTCTTTAATTTAATGTGGCTTGTTAGAAAGCATTACATTACCAAAATCAAATGTCAATGAGAATGATTATCAATTGCATTTAGAGGAGGAACTCAATGGTCATGCTCAAACTTTATCACTATATCCTGCTAGCTTTGTGATGAAGTCTAAGCCCATTAATTGTGAAGGTGTTCGATAACCACCGTTTAGTTTATTTTTTAACAGATACTCAGCAATTCCTAGGCTGCTCGCCACAGTCAGAGCATAACCATTCGCTGTTGTAATTCGAACTGTTTTGCTTTGCCCTTGGGCGTTTATTGCTTCACCCCAAACGTAGGTTAATTGGCTTTTAAATTGTTCACGATTAGGTCCCTTTTGCTCTGCAGCTTTCTTTTTAAGAAAGCGTTGTACAAAGCGCCAACCCAAAATCCAGCGGATATAATTGACGCGTTTCAACATAGATAATCTTTTAGGGCTTATTGGAATATATACTTCAATATTAGGTATGCCCGTTGTGTAAAATGCAGTACTTACATCTCCCCATGGAATGGTAGTGGCTAATTTCTCTCCCATACCAAAGTCAATAAAGCGGGTTTTCCAGGCCAGCGGAACTGTTTTTATTTGGCTATTAATACGAACTTTACCTCCTATAGCCAAACCTTCTACGGCTGTTTTTGCTGTACCAGGGGACATAGCTGAGTTCGAATCAAATCCAAGAGCCAAATAATTTGCATCAGGAAGCATTTGTTTTAATTGCGCGGCAATACAATCTGTTGGTGTGACGTCAAATCCCACCCCTGGGCACAGAACAATGTTCGCTTCCTCTGCTAATAAATTTTGGCTATGGGCGTATTCAAAAGTTGAAATTTCACCGGTAATATCGATGTAGTGGGTTCCAGACTGAATACATGCAGTGATCATTTGCTGGCTTGTGGTAGAAAAAGGGCCAGCACAATTTAAAACTAATTGCACATCTAAAAGCTGATTTACTGTATTTTTCTGATCGCTTAGATTAAAAATGCGATTATTAAACCCTAGTTCTTCTGCTAATGCTCTGATTGCTTTTTCGTTACGTCCTGCAAGAATAGGATGCAATCCTCTAGCTTTTGCCTCTCTTGCAATTAATTCTCCAGTATATCCATTTGCCCCATAAATCATCCAGTTAGCCATTTCCTGACTCCCGCAGTTTGCAAAGAGATTAGTGTCAATTTTAATTGTAGACAAGATATTAGGATCATAATAAATATCTAAAGATGAACAATATTATCCATTCATGAAAATAAAGATTTTTGTTACAATAACCAAAGAGATACACCCTAAATTGTACCGACTTAATGACATCTGCTTAAGGAAAATACGTCATCCCAAGCACAACGAAGGCGCTCCTGGACATCATTATACGAATACTTTTTTAATAAGCAGAATAAGGATATAAATAAATATGGAAGTTAGTCTGAATAAACTCCTGGTTTCCTCATGTATTTTTTTGATGTTCTCTAATCCTGGAAATACCAACCAAATCAGCTTTTTTGTTTCTGGGGGGCCTAATTTTTCAACTCTTGAAAATAACCGTTTAGTGGAAATTAATGAGGTAATTACCAATGCCTATCACACCAAAACCCAAACAAGCGCACGGGGTTTTTGGGCTATAGGGGCAAGTCATACATTTGAAAATTCCACCGTTCCATCTTATCAATTATCTCTAGGCCTTGCCGGTTATTTTTTCCAACTAGGCCCCGTAAAAGGAATAGAATATCCATTTATCAACGCCGGACTTTTCGATACCTTGCACTATGATTTTCGAGCAAAAAGCAATTCATTAATGGTAGAAGCCAAGGCACTTTACACACGCTATGCCATAAAACCTTATGCTTTAGTTGGTATTGGCCCTAGCTGGAATAAATTGTCTGCTTATCATGAAAAACCAAGCGATCCTTCTTTGAGTGCATCTCCAGCGCTCCCTTTTAGTGATCATACAAAACAAACATTTTCTTATGAGTTAGGCACCGGCCTTCAATACTTGCTCTGGGATGATCAACGACGGCATATTCAATATCATGCTTCTGCTGGCTATCAATATTTTAATTTGGACCGAGGTGCCTTGGGTCGGTCCTTAGCGCAAACCTCATCTGATCGCATCAAAGTTAAAAACCTTTATACACAGGGAATCATATTTACCCTGGCAGCTTCTTTGGGTTAACAAGGACGAATACACTCATGAAAAAACACATCTTATTTCCAATCTACTGTGGTCTGTTCTCGTTAACGGCAGCGGCACAAGCAGCCGCGATTGTAGAAATTGCCCCCAGCAGCTCCAGCCCAATTGCAATTTCTCCCACAGGTTCCACTTATGTAACTTATAATGCGAGAAACAACAGCGCAAAAGTGTTAAATGGGCTTACTATAGAACCTGGTTTTGGAATCACAAACAAAACGCTGAACGCTTCTTTAATTAACAATACCTGCTCCACTTTAGCAGCAGGAGCAAGCTGTTCGTTTATGGTGTCCTTACAAGGAACTGGCCAAAACTCACAATCAACCTTATCGCCGCGAGTTTGCGCGTACAAAGGAGCAACATGTTCGGTACCTGTGGCAGGAAATCGCATTCCAGTAACTGCAAGCTCAGCTCTTCCAAGCAGCAAATTCCCTCGTCCTTACGCAGGAACGTTCTACCCAATCTACAATTCCGGTGTAGGCCAATGGTTACCACCCAATCAAGCCCCTTTTCCTCCATTTAATCGAGTAAGTGCTATTTTTGTAGCCTTTGCCCATGCCTATGCTCAGAGAAATGGTGCTATTTTTACTTACGAGCGCGGACAAATTGATCAGCCCACACGTCTGGCGTTATTAGTGCAAACAGCGCGTGCCGCCAACTCCAACATAAAAATATTGATGTCTTTAGGATGGAACCAAGATGATTGGGGCGCAATTAATACAGATTACGTGAATCATGCGAATATTTTCGTACCCAGTGTCATTCAATTTATTCGTACCAATAATCTTGATGGTATTGATATTGATGATGAAAGCGTTGGTGGAACCAGTGGTTCAATTCCTCAGGCCAACTTTGATGGCGTAATTGCCAATTTAAAAAATGCGTTAAATTATGCATCGCTTCAAGATGGTAAACCATATTATTTAACCATTACACCGGCAGGAAATAATAATCAACCCGGAGGCATTGACTATACCCAGGTGGATGCTTTAAATGCCAAGAGCTTTGATTTAATCAATATACAAACATATTTTGATGAAGAATGGGGCGCGAGCTTTTTTGAGGGGCTTATCGCTATAGGCTATCCGCAAACACAAATCGCTAATGGGATTGATGTAGACCAATCTAATTGCTCTCCTGAGTTCCCACCCTATATTGGATTGGCAGGACTGTTTAACTGGAATATGACTAGAGACAGTACTTGTAGTAATTATGCCAATACGATAACTATTGCGAATATGGTCGGCTATTACGGGACATTTAAGTACTAATCACCGGGCAGGCGTCATCCCAAGTTAGGGGATGACGCAACATCTTTAAATTAGATGTCACATCCAACCAAGAGAGATTGCCATCAACTCATTCT contains:
- a CDS encoding 2-phosphosulfolactate phosphatase; its protein translation is MSNKIIRFEVGAAGAHRAAERGDLCIIVDVLRASTSIIAAFMGGIKSIHLGDNASFDVAPNEITAGEQNCIKIPHFTYGNSPEDLLHTTHKGRELHFFSTNGIPSIKSCIPYQVPVLIGAIINADEVGNLAKDTAMNLGLNISIILAGYKGTLEQDDLLAGSLIYYKQLRSFQVLGEISPVYSDNLIESLLTSPAGIRLANLNLEKDIYFCAQENITKIVPIYDEKIQQLIPFAYASDS
- a CDS encoding DUF6356 family protein, producing the protein MLKFFTEHPASVNQTYWEHLLFAISFGFSMVKGGCACLVHAIFPFLFQTTGSQTAFSSVEKYLQKCPHKNENDEKLLQCIQARKLKK
- a CDS encoding saccharopine dehydrogenase family protein, with the translated sequence MANWMIYGANGYTGELIAREAKARGLHPILAGRNEKAIRALAEELGFNNRIFNLSDQKNTVNQLLDVQLVLNCAGPFSTTSQQMITACIQSGTHYIDITGEISTFEYAHSQNLLAEEANIVLCPGVGFDVTPTDCIAAQLKQMLPDANYLALGFDSNSAMSPGTAKTAVEGLAIGGKVRINSQIKTVPLAWKTRFIDFGMGEKLATTIPWGDVSTAFYTTGIPNIEVYIPISPKRLSMLKRVNYIRWILGWRFVQRFLKKKAAEQKGPNREQFKSQLTYVWGEAINAQGQSKTVRITTANGYALTVASSLGIAEYLLKNKLNGGYRTPSQLMGLDFITKLAGYSDKV
- a CDS encoding outer membrane protein — translated: MEVSLNKLLVSSCIFLMFSNPGNTNQISFFVSGGPNFSTLENNRLVEINEVITNAYHTKTQTSARGFWAIGASHTFENSTVPSYQLSLGLAGYFFQLGPVKGIEYPFINAGLFDTLHYDFRAKSNSLMVEAKALYTRYAIKPYALVGIGPSWNKLSAYHEKPSDPSLSASPALPFSDHTKQTFSYELGTGLQYLLWDDQRRHIQYHASAGYQYFNLDRGALGRSLAQTSSDRIKVKNLYTQGIIFTLAASLG
- a CDS encoding glycoside hydrolase family 18 protein: MKKHILFPIYCGLFSLTAAAQAAAIVEIAPSSSSPIAISPTGSTYVTYNARNNSAKVLNGLTIEPGFGITNKTLNASLINNTCSTLAAGASCSFMVSLQGTGQNSQSTLSPRVCAYKGATCSVPVAGNRIPVTASSALPSSKFPRPYAGTFYPIYNSGVGQWLPPNQAPFPPFNRVSAIFVAFAHAYAQRNGAIFTYERGQIDQPTRLALLVQTARAANSNIKILMSLGWNQDDWGAINTDYVNHANIFVPSVIQFIRTNNLDGIDIDDESVGGTSGSIPQANFDGVIANLKNALNYASLQDGKPYYLTITPAGNNNQPGGIDYTQVDALNAKSFDLINIQTYFDEEWGASFFEGLIAIGYPQTQIANGIDVDQSNCSPEFPPYIGLAGLFNWNMTRDSTCSNYANTITIANMVGYYGTFKY